Genomic segment of Esox lucius isolate fEsoLuc1 chromosome 15, fEsoLuc1.pri, whole genome shotgun sequence:
aaaaaaaaattaaacagcaGGAACTGGTCCGAGGTTGTTTGTCCACTGTTGGTGAAAGGGTCGTCCGAGTCAAATCTTGTTACATGTCTGCCTAACATTGAATAAATGTAGCTTCATCACTCCAGATGGCCACCCCTGGTTTCTAGTGCTAACTGTTCCTGGTTGCTGTCATGTGATTGCAGGAGCTCAACGACCTGGCTCGCGACCCGCCTGCACAGTGCTCAGCAGGGCCGGTGGGCGATGACAGTAAGTCATGTCTCAATTCTCTCCTTCCAGGGTGTTCACTTGTTCACTCACACTTCACTGCTCTGAAAAAGTAACCTACTGATTTGGGTGGAAGTAATTTACCAAGTCGTCTCCTTCTGTCACAGTGTTTCACTGGCAAGCTACAATCATGGGCCCTGTAAGTACAAGATACTTATCCCCCTTGACAAGTTATGTTGCAAGTtggtttaattattttctggaGTTAATGTCTGTCAGATTTATGTTGCAGTTATAATAGGAAGGAGAAGTTGACAGGTAATATGAcgctctttctccctttcagAATGACAGTCCATATCAGGGAGGAGTGTTCTTCTTGACCATTCATTTCCCTACAGACTATCCTTTCAAACCCCCTAAGGTAGGGCGCCTTGCTTCTCCCCTCAGTGTGGCGAATTGGCAGTTTCTGACAACATGTGATATGGTGTAATTGCAGCTGTACAGCCAATCTTATTGTTCTCTGCCGTGTCCTGATTGTTAATGCATGTAGTTACTTTATTAAATGGATTGAAATGGCCATGGTTCATCGTCTTTCCTCATGAGATTCCATATCTAATCCCTCTCGTGGACATTTTCTCTTGCTGTCTTTCTGACCTCCCTAGGTTGCGTTTACCACCAGAATTTACCACCCAAATATTAACAGTAATGGCAGTATCTGTCTGGATATCCTCAGATCACAGTGGTCTCCTGCATTAACTATTTCTAAAGGTGAGTACTTGGGCACAAATCTGTGCGTGGGTCCTCTGAAGATAATTTAGTCCTGGACCAAAAACGATCTTGAAACCTGAGTCTAGGTCTAATTTGTCTCTGGAACTAACCCATGAAGTGATTTTCCTGCAGATGTTGTATTAGGCCCTGTGTTATATTGGtgctgtgcacagccctctggCTGGATTACTGTCTTACTGTAAAGGGACACCGCCATTCCCTCAGCCTGCCTTGCTGTGTACTTGAGAGGGTCCTTGCTCCAGGTTCTAACCATTCTATTGCTCTTTTGCAGTTCTTCTGTCTATTTGCTCTCTGTTATGTGACCCCAACCCTGATGACCCCCTGGTGCCAGAGATCGCACGCATCTATAAAACAGATAGTGAGAAGTAAGTGACTTGTGCCTTTGGCGTCTGCTGTAGTGACATGTAGCCGCGCCTGAATAGGCTTGCAGAGTTCTTGTAACCTTTTCCAAGAATAACCAGGTTTTCTGAAATCTTTGTGGGGCGGTTCTTAGAATTCTAAGGGAGGGGAACTGGGCTAACCCCTGGTCTTGGTTTCTGGAAAACAAGGCTTTTGATGTTGCATACCTTCATCTGACCCCAGGTATAACAGACTTACCTCACACTTTGTGACCCTAGGTGTAGCTgacttccctccctccctctgtgactCTAGCTGTAGCTGGctgacctccctccctctgtgactCTAGCTGTAGCTGGCTGGCTGACCTCCCTCTGTGACTCTGGCTGTAGCTGGTTGGCTGACCTCCCTCTGTGACTCTGGCTGTAGCTGGCTGGCTGACCTCCCTCTGTGACTCTGGCTGTAGCTGGCTGGCTGACCTCCCTCTGTGACTCTGGCTGTAGCTGGCTGGCTGACCTCCCTCTGTGACTCTGGCTGTAGCTGGCTGGCTGACCTCCCTCTGTGACTCTGGCTGTAGCTGGCTGGctgacctccctccctctgtgactCTGGCTGTAGCTGGCTGGctgacctccctccctctgtgactCTGGCTGTAGCTGGCTGGctgacctccctccctctgtgactCTGGCTGTAGCTGGCTGGctgacctccctccctctgtgactCTGGCTGTAGCTGGCTGGctgacctccctccctctgtgacGCTGGCTGTAGCTGGctgacctccctccctccctctgtgacGCTGGCTGTAGCTGGttgacctccctccctccctctgtgacGCTGGCTGTAGCTGGctgacctccctccctccctctgtgacGCTGGCTGTAGCTGGctgacctccctccctccctccctctgtgactCTAGGTATAACAGActtccctccctctgtgacTCTAGGTATAACAGActtccctccctctgtgacTCTAGGTATAACAGActtccctccctctgtgacTCTAGGTATAACAGActtccctccctctgtgacTCTAGGTATAACAGActtccctccctctgtgacTCTAGGTATAACAGActtccctccctctgtgacTCTAGGTATAACAGACTAGCTCTGGAGTGGACAGCCAAGTACGCCATGCTGTAGGGTAAGGGTTTAGGATAAGCATTGTGGGTAGATGGTTGTATGGTCCGGGCCCAGTGGCTAGCTCTGCATTGTGGGTAGACAGTCGTATGGATGCGTGTGGTCTGCATCCCATAATAAAGGGTAAACTCACCCAATCAACACCAATGTGTGGCACCCACTTGAGTGATGCACggtgaatttttttatttattttttgttcacGTGCGCTTGAAACGCTCATCTCACATGTGGGCTGGTGTGGCGCAGAGGAGGGCCTGGTGTCGGTGTGATTCATGGCAGCATGTTCTCCTCGCTCCGTTCTGACCTCACTGGTGTCGCCAGAAGCTTCCGCGTCGTTTCCGCCCATGTAATCTAACTGCTCGGCTTGGACGACCGATGTGGTGTCCTGCACCTGCCGTCAGCCTCTACCGGGACTTCTTTCACGGCTCTACGGTGCGGCACGTTCGCCCGCGTATATGGAGTGGAAATCGCAGCTCTCATCCGCTCTCACCGCTAAGCGGCGTTGGCACTGCCCGGGCTGTAGCACTGTTGTGTAGCTGGCAGAACTAATCTGGAGTCCCTTGGGTTTTCACGTGTTCCGCTGCAAAAATCGTACAAATGTCACACGTATCCAACCCTCTGGGCTCCCGGCTTCTGTTTAATTGACGTGTGGGAATGACTTTACCCCCAGTTTAACCACCGCTGGCTGAAGCTACACCAGACAATGTCTGGCAAATGAATTTTCAGCATGTTGCTTGCACTGTCTGtggtgtgtgctttgggttgacTATTTCTAATGTAAGTACATAAGGATCCTAAAAGCCACAAAGTGCAACTGGGAATTGAGTTTGGGCAAATGCGAAAGGGAATTTATAGGGCCCCATTTAGAATAATTTACATACCCTGGTATGATCGTGCAGTACTTTCTCTTGTATGGTAAAGATCCAGGGAAAGGTTGCAGGGGCCTAATTGAATGCAATAAAGTGAcagaatttaattatttaaatgtagctCTTATACCCTAAAAGCTGGTGACCTCAGCATTACACA
This window contains:
- the LOC105015883 gene encoding ubiquitin-conjugating enzyme E2 D2 isoform X2; protein product: MALKRIHKELNDLARDPPAQCSAGPVGDDMFHWQATIMGPNDSPYQGGVFFLTIHFPTDYPFKPPKVAFTTRIYHPNINSNGSICLDILRSQWSPALTISKVLLSICSLLCDPNPDDPLVPEIARIYKTDSEKYSRIAREWTQKYAM
- the LOC105015883 gene encoding ubiquitin-conjugating enzyme E2 D2 isoform X1 — translated: MALKRIHKELNDLARDPPAQCSAGPVGDDMFHWQATIMGPNDSPYQGGVFFLTIHFPTDYPFKPPKVAFTTRIYHPNINSNGSICLDILRSQWSPALTISKVLLSICSLLCDPNPDDPLVPEIARIYKTDSEKYNRLALEWTAKYAML